The genomic stretch atttaacaaattacttaattaaatttgacatagttaaatcttaatttttgaaTGAATGAGTCACTCATACAACAAATGTATTTTAAGTATTTCCCTCGTAAAGAGATGTGCTTTTGGAAACCATTCCCACAGCATTTGgtccatttttatttattacgaTCATTTTTGTTCCTTTCCTCTAGGTCACTGTTTGGTGATATTAAGGAACGTATTACATGAACAAGTATATTTAAAGGAGATTGTACATATAATAAAAATCCATATGTAAACGTAATTGTTAGAGACGTAAAGGTTTGAAATtgtttttatcataaaattatagGAGATTGTGCATAAGGCTCAACTCAACATCACACAAACAACGAGATTACACAAGTCAAAATAATTATACATGCATATGTGTTATTATGCATCGAAAAAACAAGTGAAATATGATTCTTCTCCACATCTAACCCCCTCGCCAAAACAGAAAGGTTCACCAATTGGGAGCAGACGTACTTTACCACAAACTCATGCATGCTTTATTCTACAAACAGTACTCCCaaacctttatatatatatatatatatatttatattaggcATCATGTGGtcttatcatttaaatatattaattacttGAGATGGTGAGCCTCAATCGCTTTGGCGAGGCTAATGCAGAAGTCCATGAGTGTGTTTGGATCTTCGACACCATCATTGAGCTTCTCGTATTGGAAGGTCCATGTGACGAGGTTGTCGACGCTACTTGTGTCCACGTGAACTGTGGCGGAGAAGCTCTTGTACAGCTGCATCAGATCTCCTTCAATCACCTTGTATGTCACCGACTTGTTTGCCTCGTCTACTGCCTCTATCACCTCCTTAGCAACCTTCTCTTTCCCATCtgtacttatatatatatatatatatcacacaaatATTGATAGAATTGTATCAACACctcaagaagaaattaaaagggAAGATATAGAAAATTTAACGCGAttcaatttcaataaatttatttccaaaattttataataataatgaaagaaatccatttaataaatgagATCGACGGTGTAGTTTTTGAACGAAGAATATATACCCTCCTACGacactcttttctttttcatttttcggTTGGCATACGCACAAAGACCAATAAAAAAACATCTAAGAGTATGAAGCACAACGTAACATCTAATAACATGAACAAACCAATAAAAAACTACAAACTGGGTTTGGGAGATAACCTGTTTGTTTCTAAGGAGGAGTAAAATCCGAGGCGTACTGTTAAGAGGACATGCACTGAGCTATGCTCTTAGAACGCAATTTGTAGACAAAAAACCATAGATTACATAGAGGTGTTAGCACATGTACCGTGAGTATAATTCCAGAAGACGATGGAGCCAACTTTGCCCCATTCACCTTCATGTAAAGCACAGCCTTGGATGTGAGCCGGGGCCATATTGGAGATATGGTGAGGCCTATCTCGGAAGATCTCATGGAACACATCGCCGTCCGACTTGATAGCTACTTGGCGCACCATTTTGTTGGCCATGGCGGCTTCCTTTGCAGCAACCTGAAACCCTAGCTAAATGTACTGGTAGTGAAGATGGAAGTGAAGGCAAGTGTGTGAGGCAAACACTTAGGTCCTCAACGCTTTAAATAGCAAACTTTGGTGGCTTCTGCTTCACCTCTTGGGTTGCCCCCTCTTAAATGCATGAATGTACtagtttattattttacttaatgATCGATTAAAAATTTGTCAAGCTTGCTCAACTTAATCACGGGCAACATCTTAATTTAGTACCCATTATCTtgatcaaattattttattttgattatttttttgacaGCTAAgtaatgaaaatatattaagtttaattataaaagtataaaattaaatctaaatatagtaatatatatatatatataattacgaAGATAATTTGCCTCCTTTAAGCCATTAATGAAAATGTGGGAACAATTTTTAGAGTTTACATATTTGAATTTACTTAATGAGATAATCACTTgtgatttatgtttttattttactcttagtgAAAATTAATTCTCTTGCATTGAGACGATTTTTCTTAGCAAACATAACTAAAAAAGGGACATGCAACATGATCCACACATATCTTAGCaaaaaagcaaaataaaaatgacCCACAGCTAAACATGATTGATCTATGGTCGGGTAACACAGCTGAACATTATTGTTCTATGGATCAAATACTAGTGATAATaaggcaaagaaaaaaaaaatgattgtcGATGAATTGACCAATTTGTTGGAAAATGGACCCACCAAGGAGCAGCTGACCCGTTCAAATTTAATATGGGTTGCGTTGAAATGACAGTTCAATTTCGTAAGGATAATGCCCATGGGTATGGGTCGGAATGGGTATCGGGTCTGGCAATATGGATAATATATTGTTACACAGAAATAAAACATTGATGTAATTATGTAACAGGTAGATTCCTTAGTTCAAGTTTTGTTATTTAAACTCACATACACTTTCACCCATTTAACATGAAaccaatattatatattaaaaatgacaaGAGCATTtaggataaaataattaattgtacTCTaacctctctttctcttttctctttctctaatcAATTTTAGTAGTATCGACCTGATTTATGATTAcggtattattttatattaatattaatttaaacacaTGTTAAAATTATATGGACCTGAATTGGCCGCGTCGGTGGGAAGAAGTTCTCGTGGAAGCAAAGTGGGGCGCATTGGCCCAAGAAGTAATAGATTGGCAATAATGAGAGCTAAAGATTTGGTTGGGTAATTAAATACTTGAAAGGACTATTTTATGAGTCCCAAAccagaaattattttatgactCAACATTACACATCCGGGTAGCTTTACTGTTACTTTTGCTAGTGGATAAAATacatatgtataataatattcatgATTTCTCCGTCtgtcttaaaataaataatatatatatgtatatataggtaCGATAACATTAATGATTGGATGGGGGGGTTGGCTTGGccaactttaaattttatagaaaacaAACTTCCTTAATGATGTTTTATTTCGGTACCAATTGGTAGGTATTGATATGGTGataagtttaattatttttattattatcgaggtacaatgataaatttatttgattgaaaatgtcGTTGTCAAATTATTTAAGTCTGCGAAAAAGAAAACAGTTAGATGGCGCCAAAAAATTCATGTGCAAACATTATGATACTTAAGTCATGGTactgaaaataatgaaaatcatATTGAAACCGATATTAAAGACgtacatattttaaaataagtgtTTGCTATTTATAAAGGAATGTGGAATAATCCTAATTAGCTTAGAGTTAGAATTCTCACAGATAACGTCTATCTTGACTAATCTTAGCCTTGTTAGGCCATCTCCTACGACTTCCTTATTTCCATTTGTCAAGCCAAATATAGGGAGCTATCTCCAAAATCAGACCTGTAATGCTACTTGCCAAGCCAAATCTCAATTGCTAAAAATCTAGCGAAGCTCAAAATCATCGCCATCTCTCCCCCCATAACGAGTATTAATACCAAATGAGTGACGGGCGGCAACCAGTGATGAACAGAATGAAGGTGACGTTATCTTAAGTGATTTTAGGGAATTTTTCGATGTCTTCTTTGAGCAGAACAAGGAGCAAATTGAATAGAGTTTTCTTGTGATCaagcataataatatatatatattttttatatacaatGTATATGACTtcttatatatcatataatatatatgtataagtttatatattttcttataatatatataatatatttataacaataaatatatgttttcataacatatatgatatattatattcaatatATTGTACATTATATATTAcgaaaataagatatataatatatattttatgtgaccTCATTTTGGATTATTAATACCCAATAAATATCTCTTAAgaacataatattttattttaagtcaTAAGCATACTCTTACAATTTTTTAGCActtctaaaaaaaaatgtcaaaagtaCCAAACAGGATAACTACATcataaaaaaatgatgttttatttCTGAAATGAAACTAACTgataatgttttttaatttaccGGTATTAGGATCccctatatttatattattcagaTTATATCTAAACATGCAAGCAAATGcctttaattgaaataaatcccactcaattattattcaaatatgtcattaaaaaaacttatattggTCACCCTTATCTTTGACAACCTTGTAGTTTTGTTGGTTAGTTTTTCCTTATCTTTGAGATCAAATGCTGGATTGTTTGATTCACTACCGAACACTAACACTAGTCTAACTAAATGTAAGTGTTAACACTAGTGTTTGATTAACTAaacactagaaaaaaaaaaaatgtaagagcctgtttgattggccatattttttataaacaaaaaatggggtcattttctatagaaattctagtttttgaggtgtttgattggCTATATTTTTTACgtaaattaaattccaacttTTGGTCACGTGATAGCCTTTTCTCACTTTTGTTGGAAAAGAAATTCTCAAGGGGGGGGAGAACAAAGTTTCTAGGCAATGCATGCAGAGTCCCGACTCCCGACCATTCCTTCATCCTTGAGGGTTTTTCTCTTCTATTTGGAGCCAGCTCTTCCCTTTATTCGTTGCCATCTCCACCGAAGATGATCTTCGATTCCAAGTTCTAGACCGTTGTTTATCTTTATCTTCATCCAAGGTAAGGTTTTTGgccatattattttttgatttttaacttTCCCAAAGATCTAGAAGTAGATCTACAACAAGAGAGGGatagcgagcgagagagaggcaacGATGGTGTGAGCAAGAGAGAgggcgagcaagagagaggcagtggTCAAGAGCGATGGTGAGCGACTGAGGGGTTTGAAGGGCTCTCTGTCTCCCCTGTTTTCTTTCCATCATCCCTTTCCCCCTTACATGGCTTTAGAACAACCCTAAGACCTGACCCACAAACAAGCCATCATCGGTCCTATTCTtccacttttctttctttctcatataccaGCTCATATTATTCTTATACTTTCTTATTGGAAGGTAAGTTGACTTGCTTTTGTTTGCGGTAATCATGTGTCTTATTTGGAGCACTTGCTTATAAGATAGATAGGACCATTACTCCTTCTCTGATAGTCTTATTGCATTTGTGTCTTCTTGTTTGTGAGATGGATAAAACCATTTCTTCATAAGCATTTCACTTCATTATGGTGTTCTCTGTTTAATTAACTTgttatttgtcaaaaaaaaagaaagaaaaatataggataacatatagaGTTGTGATAGCCACGGGGAAGATGATGATAACATGTTAATATGTGCCACTTCTTTTCTTACTATATTCAACAGCCATGCCTAGTTCATTTTCTATATAGTTCCAtgcatacatttcattcatttgtTGGAATATAAAGATTAGGCTATTTGCAAAAGAGAGTTACAAAAAATCTACTAGAATCTATGTAATGACCCATTAATGGGTCtagaattttatgagaaatattgttttattatgtGTGATGCATTTCAAAAATGGTCCAAATTAAATGGGTCAAAAGCattttatgtgtttataaaaaggcAAATTAATGGAAATGTTAATTCATGGAAAAATGAAATGTAAGTAGTAAATTAAAATGAAGTATAAATTGGGTTGATCATGTCAACAAATGGGTTAGGCCAATGATTGAAAGGCCTAAATGCAATGGATTGttggaaaatttaaaataaatccaTGTCTAAT from Diospyros lotus cultivar Yz01 chromosome 9, ASM1463336v1, whole genome shotgun sequence encodes the following:
- the LOC127809524 gene encoding kirola-like, with amino-acid sequence MANKMVRQVAIKSDGDVFHEIFRDRPHHISNMAPAHIQGCALHEGEWGKVGSIVFWNYTHDGKEKVAKEVIEAVDEANKSVTYKVIEGDLMQLYKSFSATVHVDTSSVDNLVTWTFQYEKLNDGVEDPNTLMDFCISLAKAIEAHHLK